In Oncorhynchus clarkii lewisi isolate Uvic-CL-2024 chromosome 2, UVic_Ocla_1.0, whole genome shotgun sequence, one DNA window encodes the following:
- the LOC139371195 gene encoding PSME3-interacting protein-like has translation MAVPAAGGVDLSRKFVSETEIEEKRKQRQEEWEKVRQPEDPEKAPEEEYDGRSLFERLQEQKDKKQEEYDEQFKFKNMVKGLDEDESHFLDEVSRQQSLVEKQRRDEELHELKEYRSALKKLASSESRKEPEKRAGPKAAEVKTSHLSQAHLLAGAFKRRSSSQSSDNNKKQKVEESAAGNGGRTEQEAGRGVVEQGSTVKTGVLHLPSAAVCVGILPGMGAYSGSSDSESSSDSEGSMDRSIFPIKRYRVCR, from the exons ATGGCAGTGCCAGCGGCCGGGGGTGTCGATCTCAGTCGGAAATTTGTGTCAGAGACCGAGATCGAGGAGAAAAGGAAGCAAAGACAGGAAGAATGGGAAAAAGTTAGGCAGCCAGAGGACCCAGAGA AGGCTCCCGAGGAAGAGTATGATGGGCGTTCACTGTTTGAGCGGCTACAGGAGCAGAAGGACAAGAAGCAAGAGGAATACGATGAGCAGTTTAAATTCA AGAACATGGTCAAAGGCCTGGATGAGGATGAGTCTCACTTCTTGGATGAGGTCTCCAGGCAACAGAGCCTGGTGGAGAAGCAACGCAGAGACGAGGAGCTGCATGAACTAAAAGAATACAGA AGTGCTCTGAAAAAACTGGCATCTAGTGAGAGTCGGAAGGAGCCCGAGAAGAGGGCGGGTCCTAAAGCAGCAGAGGTCAAGACCAGTCACCTGTCCCAGGCACACCTGTTGGCTGGGGCGTTCAAGCGACGCAG CTCTTCACAGTCCTCAGACAATAACAAGAAACAGAAGGTTGAGGAGTCTGCAGCAGGGAATGGGGGCCGGACAG AGCAGGAGGCGGGCAGAGGTGTGGTTGAGCAGGGCTCCACAGTAAAGACCGGTGTTCTCCACCTTCCATCGGCCGCCGTGTGTGTGGGCATCCTGCCGGGCATGGGAGCCTACTCCGGCAGCAGCGACTCGGAGTCCAGCAGCGACAGCGAAGGTAGCATGGACAGGAGCATCTTTCCCATAAAGAGATATAGAGTCTGCAGATAG